The window AACAGTTGGAACAAACCGAAAGTTTTTGTGGGTACGGATCACATAATAAAATATTTGAATACTCCGGCAAAACATCACTATGCGAAATGGGGTGACATAATGGGGAAAAGCATTTTTCACTGCCACAATGAAAAATCAACCCTGATAATAAAAGAGGCCCTGATCCAACTGGAAAACGGGCAAGAGGAAGTGTTGCTTGTCAACGATGAAAAACACCGTGTATACATGAGAGGGGTCAAAGATGAAAATGGTGTCCTTGTGGGATACTTTGAAAGATATGATCCACCATTGGGCAAGTGACACAAAAGATACATAGCTTAAGTTGTGACAGATGGGAAATACACGCATCAGAATTTACGGGGACAAAGGGCCGCCGGTGATGGTCCTGCATGGTGGCCCCGGTGCACCGGGAAGTGCCGCACCCGTCGCCGCGGGTCTGGCCGGTGATTTCAGAGTATTTGAACCCTATCAGCGTGCCGGCGCAGAAACACCGCTATCTGTTGCTGTTCATATTTTCGATCTTCATGGGGTGATATCCGCCCGATGCGGCGGCCAGCGTCCTGCACTTGTCGGTGAATCATGGGGGGCAATGCTCGCATTGGCTTATGCGGCCCAGTATCCGGAAACCGTCGGCCCCCTTGTACTTATCGGTTGCGGAACCTTTGACACAGCCTGTCGTGAAGAGATGATCCGAATAAGGAAACGCAGAATTTCGGACTATATAAAAAACCACCCGGAACATAGTCCCGATCTTTATCTGCCCTTCCAGGAACAGATCATGAAGTGGCATGAAATGACAGACAATTTCCATTGTGAGGCGGACGCCAACGACAATTTGGAAGCTGAACCCTTTGATATGAGAGCCCATACCGAAACATGGAACGATATGATCCGCTGTCAGGAAAAGGGTATATATCCCCAGACATTCACAAATATAAATTTGCCGGTAATCATGCTGCACGGCTCATATGACCCGCATCCGGGAAAAATGATAAGAGATCAGCTGAAACTATATATCCCCCAATTGGAATATCATGAATTTGAAAAATGCGGGCATTCGCCTTCAAAAGAAATATATGCAAAAGATGATTTCTTCCAGGTCATGCGTTCCTGGTTGAGAGAAGCGTTAGGCAAATTGCATGCGTAAACCGGTGCTGCACTATGCGGACGCAAACTCATTTTTCAAAAAACATTTTCTATCATTTTTTTTTATGCGGCTTCTATTTCGGGGTTTTCATGGTTAGGTCTTTATGTTGGAAGAAACGGCACCCCATGGCTTGGCTGTTTAGGCATGGGCGTAGTTGTTCTGATGATTCGCCATGAATATCTTGCAACTGCCTACCGCATTGACGTTATGGACTGCGGTCTATTGATAGCGTATCCGGCAAACAAAAGAACCATTGCGTATTCAGATATCTCAAGCATTAAAATGCCTGACTCCTTTCAAAAAGGAGCAAGACATCCAGAAGTATGGGTTATAGTACAAAACGATAGAAAACCATATAAATTGAAGCAACTTGGTGTTGATGCGAACACCTTGTTTTTGACCTTGAAAAAAGCTAAGGATACGAAGACATAGGTTCTTCTTTCCATGCTATTTAACCTTAGATTTAATGAGCACCTTATCCAGAACTGACGGGGCCCATTTGCTCAGGAACAATCCAATTTTTTCTTTGAGTCCTGCCGGGAACACATCCCGCTTGCGATGTTCAATCCCGTCCAGGATGACTGCCGCAGTTTGTCCCGGGGTCAACCCGCCTGCCAAGGCTCTATCCATTTTTCCGTATCGGCTGCCATCTGCCGTAAGCGCATTTACGGAATTTTCCGTTTGTACGAACCCCGGGCTGATAACCATGACATGCACACCCTTTTTCATGATTTCCAGACGTACGCTGTTCAAATACCCCTGCAAGGCATGTTTGCTGGCATTGTAACCGGATCGTTCCTGGGTGGAATACCGCCCCATCATACTGGAAACTGCCGCAATATGGCCTTTAGTTTTAATAACATGCTGCAGACCATGTTTAAAAAAATAGAGCATGGAAAAAAAATTGGTTTCCATGATGTCTCGATAAACCTGGATGTCGGTTTCCTCAGCCAGGGCACGCATGGAGACCCCTGCATTGTGAATAATGCCATCAAGCCGTCCTGTAGTTGACACGGCCAGTTCAATGGCAGATCTGCAGTCATCCTCCCTGGTGACATCCCCCTGAAAAACAATTATATTTGGCCCTGCCTGGCTTTTCAAAGCCTCTAATTTTTTCAATGTGCGGGCCATGGAAACAACTTTAACCCCTCTTTTGGCCAGCCTGGCGGATACCGCCCGGCCAATCCCAGAGCTCGCGCCTGTAACAACAAAAGTTTTGCCCTTAAAAAATTTGTTCATTCATATCTCCTTTTCACTAAATGCACCATTAGCCGGGATGCTTGCAAATCCAATTCTCCGGGAAGCAGGGAACTAAGACTTTTAATTGTTAACCATAGAACTTGTAAAGCAGTATTTTTTTTGCAGTTAATCAACTATTTTATCAAAATTTTAGACCCAAACAGTGGCACGGGTTTAATCTGCTTGATATAGACGGAACGACCGTCCGGTTAGCCTGGTGGCCGCAATTAGGTCTTCTTTAAATTTTTTGACAAAAAACGTTTTCCTATCCATGTGCACCTGTCATCTTTTTTTACACACTGTCTTCCAATATGATGCTCTTACTTTGTTTCCCGGCCTTCCCCATCTGGGAGGATTTTGCCCAAAACATTATTCATCCAGTCGTTACAGCTTTTCTTCCCCCAAAATCATTAATGGCATACTTGTTGATAATACAGCTGTTGAACGGGCAAAGTGCCTGCGGGAATAAACCTTTAAATGTTTTTAAGGCAGGTCAACTGATGTACAACCTAAATGAGAAGGGAGGCAAAAAAAATGATACATGGAAAGCCTATAACAATATGTATTCTCACCATGGCATTACAGGTAAAAAAACTGATGATAATCACAGCACTCTGCCTTACGGCAACATTCACCATGGCCCCGGAGCATTTAAACGCAGGGGAGAGCACTGTCTGGAATAAAGGGATCATAGATGAGCTGACCCAATATTATTTGGCCAGGGCATCCGTTGAAAAGCAATACGGCATGCTTTCTGACTATCAGGCCGATAAGGCCATGCACGACTTTTTAACAACCAGGAAAACTCAGTTGCAGTCTGTCCTTAAAACAAAAGGAAGATCAATGGAGCTTGAGGACGCAAATAAAGCGACATTGGAATATTTCCGGGATTGCTCCAAGGGAAGAGCTTCAGGGACTGCCGCAGACCGGGTATGTGATGAGCGTTATGTTGATATAAGAACCGGGCATCTTTACGTGAAAAACAGTGAAGGAAACTATGATGAATTTACCAGGAAAGGGGCGTTTTTCAAAACTGTTCCCGCAGACCTTCCCCTCCTTTTAAAAGGAAAGTCCGTTTATTCCGTTTCAAATAAAAATTATCTGCTTTATTCCCAGAAAGGGCGCCTGCCCGATTCCCGGGTAAAGGTTCTGCCTGCCATGGCACCACACCCCAAGGGCTGGTCCCTGGAAACCATTCTTGTGGGTCTGAATTTTAACGCCACAGAATATAACGGAAAAATCACCCAAGGTGGAATCGAAAACCAGACGCTATTTCAACACCCTTGAAAGGGTAAGAAACGCCAATCATGGAATTTAGTCTCCTATGGTTATGCGATTTAACAAAAATTTTTTCGATAAAATTAGAGTCAGTCTTTGGGTGAGATAAAAAACCTTAGGCTTATTTCCCAACATCATGAATCTATTGTTGTTCTTTATAACAGCCATGGGCTGACCTGACATATCAGCTGCCAGGCTCAGCCCGCAGCAAAGCTTGAAAGATCTGAGTGAGCTACCCTGTCTTTCATATAAAAAAGCATCCTATACAGGATGATAATCTTACCCGAACCAATATTGCAAGGTAGGATAAATTCAAATCTTTAAGATTGGATATACGTAGAGGAACAACAATGAAGTTTGAAGAATTCGTCGCTGGTAGCCACAAGCAGCAATTTCAATTATATTTACGGGATTATGGACAGGTGGTTCGTTTGTCTTGGGATATGAGTTTCTCCAAATGATTTGCAAACGCATTGCAGTTCTTTGCAGCTAATGGAGGCGGACCACCGGTGTCGATACCACTGGCCCGCAAGGACTCCTTGAATTCTCTCATGTGAAGGTGGCCTCTGATGCTGTCTGAAGAATATAATTCACCACGGGGGCTGAGGGCATGGCCACCCTTTTCCAACACTTGCGCCGCCAAGGGGATATCGCTGGTGATGACGAGATCTCCAATCTCAAGTCTTTTCACAATCTCATTGTCAGCAACGTCAAAGCCGGGAGCAACTTGTAATAGCTTAATCCACTCCAGTCGTGGGATGTGCATGTATTGATTGGCAACCAGCGTTAATGGCACTCTTGTACGCTGGGATGCTTTAAACAAAATATTCTTAATCACTGCAGGACATGCATCGGCATCTACCCATATTTTCATTTCACTCTCCCAAAGCCGTAAGGTATTATCCCCCAGCTTTTTTTGCTTTATATCCAAGAGAGTTGAGATGTTCGGTCAATAAATCACGGTGATCTCCTTGGATTTCTATAGTACCGTTTTTTACCGTACCGCCAGTACCGCATTTTTGTTTTAGTTCTTTGGCAAGCTCCCTTAAGGAGGTGCTTTCAAGCGTAAGACCCGTAATGAGGGTTACGCCTTTTCCTTTCCGTCCCTTGGTCGATCTTTCCACAAGGATCTGCCCGTCACCTCTGGGGCTTGTATGTGTGTTTTTCTTTTTGCAGATACATTTAGCAGCCTGCTTACCACAGGACGGACAGATCCTTCCTGATTCAGTTGAATAGACAAGTCTGCTATTTGAGTCTCGATTTTTCAATTTTAACTACTCCGTTTTTGATCCTCAATGTCAGGGAAAGTATCATTATATGATCATCGATTCTTCCGTTTTTCCACAGGGGGGAAGATATGTCGCAAATTTTTCTTCTCCATCAAAGCCGAGCAGTTCATCTCATTCTCCCTGATCATGGGCCGCAATAGTACAGGTCTCGGCAATTTGTTAATGGTTATACAATATTAGGCTCTGATTTCATATTGAAACCTGATTGCCGCATAGGCGTTGGATATCATGACAAAAAAAGAATCCCGGCAGCGTTCCGGGAGCATGGCATCTACTTTGTTTCGAATATCATCGTTGATGTGAGCATATATCTGACTGATGAGCAGGGCCATAACTGCCAGATCATCGACAAAGCCTATTCCAGGGATGGGGTCAGGAACTGCATCCAGGGGGCAGATCAGATATCCCAAGGCACCGATGATAGCCGTTTTTGCCCACAGCGGGGTGGACGATTCTTTCAGCAGCACGTACAGGGCGAATGCTGCTCTCAGGACTTAACATCCGGCTGTTTCAGGCATTTTTGTTACTTTGTTCCAGAAGTTCTCATCTGAATATGAGTCGCTGTGATCTTTTTCCGTCATGATGCTATTCTCCCGTGCCATACTCCATTAATTATTTTTTTCATTAGTTTCTTCCTTATTTGATGAGTTCTCAATTGATCCTTTATGTTGCTAAAATCATTATATTTACCTATATTTTGGGTTAATACGAATAGGGAGTTGGAAAAATTGCTATTGCCCGTACGAGAAAGAATGACGGTATAATCAAAAAGCTCTTGTTTACAGCCTTTGCTTTTGGTTATCGACAGTGTATTGTTATGCTGTTGTATTCGATATTTGTCTTAAAATCGGAGGTGTCGAAAGGACGGTCATGTACTCCATTAATAAGACCGCAAAATTTCTAAAAGGGTTACTGCCTTCCTTATTCACAAAAATTATTCAGGACAAAAAATATTATGATGTTGTTTCTCAGTTCACAGATAGTGCTTCCCATAATCGTTCTTGGCATTCTCTTCGTGTTTGTAAGTATTTACCGCTTTGTAGAACTGAGAAAAAAGAGACGCTCTCCTTTTACCGATGCTGCTTTACTAAGGCTTCCTGGTCATAGTCTTAACAATCAGATAGAAGAACTGTCAGAAAACTTAAATTTGTATATTTTCGGAATATTTTTTTCTGCTCTGGTTTTTACCCAGATTGTCGTGCTGTTGTCAGAACTAAAAGGTGTTGCACCATACCCCTCAAAATTTCCACTGCATTATTGCATGTTGATCATCATTATTGGTGTTCTCCTATATAAAATAGCCAAATGTTTAACCTATAGAAATAGGCTGAGATTGGGTTATGAGGGGGAATTAGTTACAGCACAGGAACTGCATCATCTGATGCCGGAAGGTAATTATGTATATCATGATTTCCCCGCTGGCAATTTTAATATTGACCATGTTGTTGTTGGCCCCGCCGGTGTTTTTGCCGTTGAAACCAAGACACGATCAAAAAGAACATCCGGAGACAAAATTAAAGAAGCCAGTGCGGAGTATAACGGAAAGGAAATAGTTTTTCCGGAGTTTAGAGACAAAAGCTACCTTGATCAAGCTCAACGACAGGCAAAGTGGCTATCTAAATGGCTGACAAGTGCCACAGGTGAACATGTTGAGGTTTTTCCAGTGGTGTCGCTTCCTGGATGGTATATTGAGCGAAAAACTGGCTATAATGGAACATTCGTTGTAAATCCAAAGCAACTGAAAAGTGTTATCCTGTCAAAATCAAATCATCGAATAGATTCTAAAAAAATTCAGCAGATTAATCATCAGCTGGAAGCTAAATGCCG is drawn from uncultured Desulfobacter sp. and contains these coding sequences:
- a CDS encoding PAS domain-containing protein, translated to MDQKDILKHIFNSWNKPKVFVGTDHIIKYLNTPAKHHYAKWGDIMGKSIFHCHNEKSTLIIKEALIQLENGQEEVLLVNDEKHRVYMRGVKDENGVLVGYFERYDPPLGK
- a CDS encoding alpha/beta hydrolase — protein: MGNTRIRIYGDKGPPVMVLHGGPGAPGSAAPVAAGLAGDFRVFEPYQRAGAETPLSVAVHIFDLHGVISARCGGQRPALVGESWGAMLALAYAAQYPETVGPLVLIGCGTFDTACREEMIRIRKRRISDYIKNHPEHSPDLYLPFQEQIMKWHEMTDNFHCEADANDNLEAEPFDMRAHTETWNDMIRCQEKGIYPQTFTNINLPVIMLHGSYDPHPGKMIRDQLKLYIPQLEYHEFEKCGHSPSKEIYAKDDFFQVMRSWLREALGKLHA
- a CDS encoding SDR family oxidoreductase — translated: MNKFFKGKTFVVTGASSGIGRAVSARLAKRGVKVVSMARTLKKLEALKSQAGPNIIVFQGDVTREDDCRSAIELAVSTTGRLDGIIHNAGVSMRALAEETDIQVYRDIMETNFFSMLYFFKHGLQHVIKTKGHIAAVSSMMGRYSTQERSGYNASKHALQGYLNSVRLEIMKKGVHVMVISPGFVQTENSVNALTADGSRYGKMDRALAGGLTPGQTAAVILDGIEHRKRDVFPAGLKEKIGLFLSKWAPSVLDKVLIKSKVK
- a CDS encoding YaiI/YqxD family protein; the encoded protein is MKIWVDADACPAVIKNILFKASQRTRVPLTLVANQYMHIPRLEWIKLLQVAPGFDVADNEIVKRLEIGDLVITSDIPLAAQVLEKGGHALSPRGELYSSDSIRGHLHMREFKESLRASGIDTGGPPPLAAKNCNAFANHLEKLISQDKRTTCP
- a CDS encoding translation initiation factor Sui1, producing MKNRDSNSRLVYSTESGRICPSCGKQAAKCICKKKNTHTSPRGDGQILVERSTKGRKGKGVTLITGLTLESTSLRELAKELKQKCGTGGTVKNGTIEIQGDHRDLLTEHLNSLGYKAKKAGG
- a CDS encoding DUF1232 domain-containing protein, whose protein sequence is MLLKESSTPLWAKTAIIGALGYLICPLDAVPDPIPGIGFVDDLAVMALLISQIYAHINDDIRNKVDAMLPERCRDSFFVMISNAYAAIRFQYEIRA
- a CDS encoding nuclease-related domain-containing protein, with protein sequence MMLFLSSQIVLPIIVLGILFVFVSIYRFVELRKKRRSPFTDAALLRLPGHSLNNQIEELSENLNLYIFGIFFSALVFTQIVVLLSELKGVAPYPSKFPLHYCMLIIIIGVLLYKIAKCLTYRNRLRLGYEGELVTAQELHHLMPEGNYVYHDFPAGNFNIDHVVVGPAGVFAVETKTRSKRTSGDKIKEASAEYNGKEIVFPEFRDKSYLDQAQRQAKWLSKWLTSATGEHVEVFPVVSLPGWYIERKTGYNGTFVVNPKQLKSVILSKSNHRIDSKKIQQINHQLEAKCRDIEIKSKQYDK